One stretch of Planococcus sp. PAMC 21323 DNA includes these proteins:
- a CDS encoding protein arginine kinase, with protein MAVERFLQPRASSWMANDGKNVDIAMSTRIRLARNLNNFKFPYAFTEDEALKVDKEISSVLLDKGNELDYTFSHISIEELTQLQKEILVEKHLISPYLINSQHSGSVLLSNNEELSIMVNEEDHLRIQSLQSGFQLQQAYKIANELDSLLEKNLSYAFHEKHGYLTSCPTNVGTGMRASVMLHLPALTMSHQIQRIIPAISRLGMVVRGIYGEGSEALGNVYQISNQLTLGKSEYEILQDLENMTEQIIQQERKAREAISLNSPVVLEDRIYRSLGILTHSRLLTTEEAATCLSDVRLGIDLKLIQDVDMSILNELMIFMQPAFLQQYADKPLQPKERDFARAKLFRERLNKNGINSEGEDLA; from the coding sequence ATGGCAGTTGAACGTTTTCTTCAACCCCGTGCAAGCAGTTGGATGGCTAACGATGGCAAAAATGTCGATATTGCTATGAGTACTAGAATCAGATTGGCGAGAAATTTGAATAATTTTAAATTCCCATATGCTTTTACAGAAGATGAAGCACTTAAAGTGGATAAAGAAATCTCTTCTGTATTATTAGATAAAGGAAATGAATTAGATTATACTTTTAGCCATATCAGTATTGAAGAGCTAACTCAGTTACAAAAAGAGATATTGGTAGAAAAACATTTAATTAGTCCATATCTAATTAATAGTCAACATTCGGGCTCTGTATTGTTATCTAATAACGAAGAGCTAAGTATTATGGTAAATGAAGAAGATCATTTGCGAATTCAAAGTCTCCAGTCAGGGTTTCAACTTCAACAAGCTTATAAAATAGCAAATGAATTGGATTCTCTGTTAGAAAAGAATTTATCGTACGCTTTTCATGAAAAGCATGGTTATTTAACTAGTTGCCCGACAAACGTAGGTACCGGAATGCGGGCATCCGTTATGCTTCATTTACCTGCATTGACTATGTCTCATCAAATTCAACGAATCATCCCTGCAATTTCTAGACTTGGGATGGTAGTCCGAGGTATTTATGGTGAGGGTAGTGAAGCTTTAGGAAATGTTTATCAAATATCTAATCAATTAACTCTTGGTAAATCAGAATATGAGATACTTCAAGATTTGGAAAATATGACAGAACAAATTATTCAACAAGAACGCAAAGCGCGTGAGGCGATTTCGTTAAATTCGCCAGTAGTATTAGAAGACAGGATATATCGCTCACTTGGTATCCTTACCCATTCGAGACTGCTGACGACAGAAGAAGCTGCAACTTGTCTGTCAGATGTTCGTTTGGGTATAGATTTAAAGTTGATTCAAGATGTTGATATGTCAATTTTGAATGAGTTAATGATTTTTATGCAGCCGGCATTTCTGCAGCAATATGCAGACAAGCCACTGCAACCGAAAGAACGTGATTTTGCTCGGGCCAAGTTGTTCCGAGAGAGGTTAAATAAAAACGGTATAAATAGTGAAGGAGAGGATCTTGCATGA